A single genomic interval of Pangasianodon hypophthalmus isolate fPanHyp1 chromosome 8, fPanHyp1.pri, whole genome shotgun sequence harbors:
- the dcp1a gene encoding mRNA-decapping enzyme 1A: protein MRNHLLRALVQPGEKHELVVSSEFLPCCRMLAFKMESVNKAGHLMSLAALQQYDPYINKLLDVTGQVALYKFNSKANEWEKTDIEGTLFVYARSASPHHGFTIMNRLSTENLVEPINKDLEFQLQDPFLLYRNASLGIYSIWFYDKADCQRIAQLMVQIVKQETLRAQQASPDRGRTNGCVETRPMDILELLSKAKEEYHRSQSNDTESQVNTDVTPAPDPVKVESMKPTVIAAQQEKQTHGVVKQITVEELFGSSLPKNPTPPAESISGESFLRGMSYGPPPVPLEPILTQCLSANPLLPQHSISPGLMAPSGAENVPALGGHRGQTGPQAAPQYINPLKNDGHGIPKPTAVPGFMPSTLVTPQSFREPTPKAPAVFTSKPAASAQTKEAGTFAQPQAPNLVKPIPTKAGLVVPGAEPSLLLSPSVFQQSTTKAPELPRNPAPPPSPPASLGAGELPSTVYSKAQLQDVLIHLIKNDAHFLSTIHEAYMQSLTKDLSNVKL, encoded by the exons ATGCGGAACCATCTCTTGCGTGCCTTGGTACAACCCGGAGAGAAACATGAATTGGTGGTGTCCTCGGAATTTCTTCCGTGCTGCCGTATGCTAGCGTTCAAGATGGAGTCCGTCAACAAAGCTGGACATCTGATGAGTCTAGCGGCTCTGCAGCAGTATGACCCTTATATTAACAAGCTGCTCGATGTTACCGGGCAGGTAGCGCTGTATAAATTCAACTCAAAAGCAAACGAATGG gaaaaaacTGATATTGAAGGCACCTTATTTGTGTATGCCAG GTCAGCATCACCACATCACGGTTTCACTATCATGAACCGTCTAAGCACGGAGAACCTGGTGGAGCCGATTAACAAAGATCTGGAGTTTCAGCTTCAGGATCCTTTCCTCTTGTACCGGAACGCCAGCT tgGGAATCTACAGTATCTGGTTCTACGACAAGGCCGACTGTCAGCGCATAGCACAGCTGATGGTACA AATAGTGAAGCAGGAGACACTGAGGGCTCAGCAGGCCTCTCCAGATCGAGGCCGAACGAATGGTTGTGTTGAGACGAGACCAATGGATATCCTGGAGCTGCTGAGCAAAGCCAAAGAGGAGTACCACAGG aGTCAGTCTAATGATACCGAGTCGCAGGTAAACACAGACGTCACTCCAGCTCCAGACCCAGTTAAAGTAGAGAGCATGAAGCCCACGGTTATTGCTGCTCAGCAGGAGAAG CAAACACACGGTGTGGTGAAGCAGATCACAGTGGAGGAGTTGTTCGGCAGCTCTTTACCCAAAAACCCAACCCCTCCAGCCGAATCGATTTCTGGCGAGAGTTTCCTGCGTGGAATGAGCTACGGCCCTCCTCCCGTACCCCTGGAGCCCATCCTCACGCAGTGTCTGTCAGCCAATCCCCTGCTCCCTCAGCACTCCATCTCTCCTGGGCTAATGGCTCCAAGCGGGGCCGAGAACGTTCCAGCACTTGGCGGGCATCGTGGGCAGACTGGGCCTCAGGCTGCGCCTCAGTATATAAATCCACTCAAAAATGATGGCCACGGGATCCCCAAGCCGACAGCAGTGCCAGGCTTCATGCCCAGCACGTTGGTCACGCCACAAAGTTTCCGAGAACCTACTCCCAAAGCACCAGCAGTTTTCACCAGCAAACCCGCAGCATCTGCACAA ACTAAAGAAGCTGGTACTTTTGCACAGCCACAAGCCCCGAATCTTGTCAAACCTATTCCA ACCAAGGCGGGGCTAGTTGTGCCAGGGGCGGAGCCGTCATTGCTACTTTCCCCCAGTGTGTTCCAGCAGTCCACTACAAAAGCACCAGAGCTGCCGAGAAATCCTGCTCCTCCGCCATCACCCCCTGCCTCTCTGGGGGCTGGAGAGCTTCCCTCAACAGTGTACAGCAAGGCACAGCTACAAGACGTTCTGATACATTTGATAAAG AACGATGCCCACTTCCTCAGCACAATCCACGAAGCATACATGCAGAGCCTCACCAAAGACCTCAGCAATGTCAAACTATAG